AGCCTGAGCCCCTGAAGCCCGGCGATCAGGTCGGAGTTTTTCTGCCCTCTTCTCCGATCCGCGAACCCTTTCACGGCCTTGGGCTGCAAGCCTTGCAGGGTATGGGCTTGCGGCCGCGCGAGGTCAGTGCTCCTTTATCCGGCCACGATTTTTTCGCCCGGCCGCCCGAACAGGGGCTTGCCGACCTGCAGGGTTTTTTCTCGGACCCCCAGATCAAGGTCCTCTGGGCCGGCCGCGGCGGTTACGGCTCCAATTACCTGCTGCCGCTGCTGGACCGGCTGGTGATCCAGACTCCGAAGATCGTCATCGCCTCTTCCGATGCCAGCTACCTGCTCTGGTACCTTCTTGATCGCAGGCGGATGACGGTCTTCTACGGCCCCATGGTATTTGGCGCCCTGGCCGCCGGACACTGCGACCGCGACCAGATCCTGACCGTGCTGGCGGGGGACGCATACCCGCTGGAGATCCCCGGGGTAGTCCTCTGCCGCGGCCGGGCCAGGGGGATGATCAGCGGCGGCTGCCTGGCCAATTTCGCCTCGCTGCTGGGGACGCCCCATGCCGTGGAGGTGCGGGGAAGGATCCTGCTGTTGGAGGATGTCAACGAGCGTCCTTTCCGCATCGACCGCATGTTGTGGCAGTGCGAGCAGGCCGGCGTTTTTGCCCAAATCAAGGGGTTGCTGCTGGGAGAATTTCCCGGATGCTTCAAGGATGAAAATGAAAAGGAGATCTTCTACCGGCGCTGGCAGGAAAAATTGAGCGCCTGGGATATCCCCGTCCTCTTCGACATGCCGCTGGGGCATGCCGAGAGCGCCGGCATCCTGCCGCTGGGCGTCGAAGGGGAGATCGACACCGCCGCCTTAGCCGGGCTGGCATGCAGGGAAAAAGGAGTACGGGGATGAAAAAGGTTTTCTTGTGCGGCATCGCCGGCAGCGGCATGAGCGCCCTGGCCGGCCTTTTCAAAAAAAAAGGCTATGAGGTTTTCGGTTCGGACGCCCGTTTTTATCCCCCCGTGGATGGCTTGCTGAAGAGCCTGCAGGTCACCCTGTTCAAGGGGTTCGCCGCCAAAAACATCCCCGCCCGGGTCGATTTTTGCGTGATCGGCAACGTCGTCGGCCGCGGCAATCCCGAAGTCGAGTTCATTCTTGACCGCGGCATCGAGTACTACTCCATGGCCGAGGCCCTGCAGCGGTTCTTCATCAAAGGCAAGGAGTCGCTGGTAATCGCCGGCAGCCACGGCAAAACCACCACCGCCTCGTTCATCGCCCATCTGCTGACCGTCGCCGGCAAGCGGCCGGGCTTTTTCATCGGCGGCAAACCCTTGAATTTCAGCGGCAACTACCGGCTGGGCAGCGGCGCCTTTTTCGTCAGCGAAGGCGATGAGTATGAAACGGCTTTTTTCGACCGCACCGCCAAATTTTTCAAATACCGTCCCGACCGCCTGATCCTTACCGCCCTGGAGCACGATCATATCGATTTTTACCCCAGCGCGGCCGGCTACCTGAAAAGCTTCCAGGACCTGGTCAACCAGGTCCCGCACCGGGGGACGATCATCGTCAACAACGATTACGAGATGGCGCTGCAAGCGGTCGCGCGCGCCTTCACCCCGGTCATCACCTACGGACGCGGCCGGGCCGATTTCAAAATCACCCGGGTCCGGGCCAGGAGCGACGGATATGATTTCCGCCTCACGAGCCGTTCCCGGCACTGGGAATTCCACACGCAGCTGGCCGGCCCCTACAACGTCTGGAACCTGACCGCTGGCATCATCCTGGCCCTGGAGCTGCGGCTGCCGCTGGCGACGATCGAAAAAGCGCTGGCCACGTTCCGGGGAGTGGAGCGCCGGCTGTCGGTCATCGGCCGCCGGCAAAACACCGTTTTCGTCGAGGATTTCGCCCATCATCCCACCGCCATTGCCAGCGTATTGTCCGGGTTGCCGAGCCTGTACCCCAAGCATGAGATCATCGTCGTTTTTGAACCGCGCTCATGGAGCTTGCGGCGAAATACGCGTTCAGATCTTCGAGAATTATCCCGACATCCAGCGTTTCCTTTCCAGCCTCGATTTTTCGCTGCCGCGAGTCGTCATCCTTCTTTCCAACGGCGACGTGCACGATTTCACCGCCTGGGCGAAGGGATTGACGCGGGCAAAGTAAGACCCATAGGCGCGATTGACAGGCAGGCGGCAAAAAAGTAAAATGAATGCACTCGTTTCCCAAGGAGGCCATGCGATGAAAATTAACTTGGAGTTGATCGCCAAGGAAAAACTGAAACCCCTCTTCGATGACCCGTTGGCATTGCCCTTCGGGCGTTATTTTACCGACTACATGTTCACCATGGAATATTCCCAGGGGCAAGGCTGGAAAAATCCCTGCATCAAACCCTACCAGCCGTTGATCCTGGAACCTTCGGCCAACGTCTTTCATTACAGCCAGGAGGTTTTTGAAGGACAAAAGGCCTACCAATCGCAAAAAGGCGAAATCTTGATGTTCAGGCCTTTGGATAATGCCCGGCGCATGAACCGCTCCCTGCAGCGCTTGTGCATGCCCGAGATCGACGAGAACGTTTTCCTAGAAGCCGAGTGCGAATTGCTGAAGCTTGAAAAACGCTGGATCCCGACTCAGAAGGGGGCTAGCCTCTATATCCGGCCGGCCGTGATCGGCACCGAACCGGCGTTGGGGGTCAAAGCGTCGAGCGAATTTCTCTTCTTTATCATCCTCTCGCCGGTGGGGCCGTACTTCAAGGAGGGTTTCAAGCCCGTCAGTCTGTGGGTCAGCGACACCTATTCCCGCGCCGGCAGCGGCGGGACCGGCGAAGCCAAGACGGGCGGCAACTATGCCGGCAGCCTGCTGGCCACACGCGAAGCTATCCAGAAGGGTTACAGCCAGGTGCTCTGGCTCGATGCCGGCGAGCACCGCTATGTCGAGGAAGTCGGCGCCATGAACATTTTCTTTGTCCTGGAAGGTAAATTGGTCACGCCCGCCCTAGGGGGGACGATCCTGCATGGCATCACCCGCAAATCGGTCCTGGAATTGGCTCCCGAGCTGGGCATCCAGGCCGAGGAGCGGAAGATCGATATCAAGGAGGTCGTCGACGGCATCGGCGCTGGAAAGATCAGCGAAATTTTCGGTGCCGGCACGGCTGCCGTCATCAGCCCGGTCAACAAGATCGGGTACCAGGGCAAAGACTATTCGGTCAAAGAGGACCGGAAAGCAACCTGGGCGCAGACTTTTTTCGATACGCTGATCGGGCTGCAGTATGGCGAAATCCCCGATACGCACGGTTGGGTTTACAAAGTGCGGTGAAGGCCCGGTAGGCGGAGATACCCAGCCGAGGACGGCGGCTGTAGAACCATGGATTCATTTCGCCAATAAAACCAGGAGGACGCGCATGGGCAAATACACGGATTTCACCGCGTACCGGAAAAAAATGAATGAGAAGATACTGGCGCAGGGGAATCTGCAGATCAAACGCTTTTTCGCCCTGGACGGCCAGGCCTACCAATCCGGGGCCTTGGATGCCACGACCAAGGAATTGCTTGGCCTGGCAGCCTCCATGGTGCTGCGCTGCGACGATTGCATCGCCTACCATGTGATCCAGGCCAAGGAGGCCGGGGCCGGCCGGGACGAGATTTTTGAAACCTTCACCATCGCCCTGATAGTCGGCGGCTCGATCGTTATTCCCAATTTGCGCCGCGCCGTCGATTTCCTGGAGGAACTCGAAAACAATGCGGGCGGAAAATGAGCGCTCGGCGCGTTCTTGTCGCTTTTTATTTTTTCCTTTTCGCCGCTTCGGCAGTCGCGGTGCAACCCTACAACAACCCGTTGACGCTCGCGCAGCTGCAAGCGCTGGCCGCCCTGACGGCCGGACAGCAACAGCAGGACGCCAACCAGCGTCAGCTCCAGCACTGGTTCTTTTACAACGTCGAGTACTTTCGCCATGCGCCGGAGGTAAGCGTGATCGGCCGCTCGCCGCTGATCAGCCTGGGGCCGCCGGCCTGGCCTCCGGACGCGATCTACGATGCGGTCGTTCGACCGCGCGGTATGGCCTACATCCTCTTTGATCCGGCCACGCCCAACCCTGCCACGCTGGATAACGTCACCTTTCCCGCTCCGCCGCACACGTTGCGGGGCACGACGGACGATACCTGCTGGGAGGAGGCCCAGCACCTGGTGCTGGGGCGGCACGACTTGAGACCTATCGTGGACCTTGTCACCTGGAGCTCCTACCGCGAAGGCCATAGCGACCAGGAACGTCGTGAGCACATTTTTATCAATTTCGCCCGCGTCACGACAACCTGGATTCAACAGCTCCAAGGTTTTGAGACCGAGGCCCGCAAGGCGTATGCTGAAGAAATGAAGCTCGTCAAGAATGGGGTGCGGATCAACCTGGAAACCGAGCACGTGGTGTGGCGTGAGGCGTGGAACCGTTGGAAGAACATCTGGGATAAGTCTGTCGAGGCAATGCGAACGGGAAAGCGGCTGATCATCCCGCTGACTCGGCAAATGGCATCTCAGTACGAACAGCTGTCGGGTGTGCGGATACCCACCGAGAATCAGGTGATCACGTTCTATATGAACGGCGGCCTGACGGACGACGCCAACCCGGAACGAAACAAAGGCCAGCGGATCAATATCTCTGAATGGGTGATGCGACCGCATCCGTTTAGGTCGAAGCTGCTGAAAATCCAGCATACTCCCGCCGATCCGGTGGCCGTCCTGTTGCCCGGCGCCAACGAACGGCTGGAATGCAAATTCACCATCCAACTTATTGACACCTACACCCCATACGGCAAGTCGTACGGAGGGAACAATCCCGTCGTTCGCGGCAAGTTGAGCGTAGTCATCCAGAGGCCGGGGCCGGACGACCTTGAACCGGAAATCAGCCTTGAGGTGAAGCAGGGGACGCGGGTATTTGCCGCCGCGCGCGGTAGTGAACGGTATAATATGATATCAATCGACTTGGCCGACGCGTATCGCCAGGAACTCCAGAAGAACACGGGAAGCGACCCGATGGCTTTGCTCAGAGCGATCACCCGGCCGGTGCAGCCGCTGAGTTTTGCCATCAATTTCAGCCGTCGCAAGCCGACCGAGTTGAAAGGGCGCCGTCAATATGTGTTGATTGTGCGCTACGTTGATACGGACGGACCGAAGGACCCCGCTGTTTATGAGAATATGACCGCCCCGTTCGTTATCAACCTGGACTCTACGGCCGGAACGACGGTTGGCGCTGGGGGCACTGCCCCGCCTGCTGGCGGTCCCGCGTGGGTACTTACCAAGACGACTGTGGAAACAAAGAAAAAAGCGGAGAGTAAATCGCGCCAATTCAACGAAGGGTATGGCCTGGTGAACGTGAAAGATACATTGGACATCAAGGGGACCGACCGAAATGCATCGTGTATCTCGAAATCGATCATGGATCTTCCTAAAGGAACCCCGACCGGGCCGCTGCATAGAGAGTCCGAGCTCAGGTATGACCTTTCTTGGACGGCCCCTCCACCGCGCCTGCCGTTCGGCTGGACAATGCCAGTGGAACTGACGTGGAAGAGAAGTTACCGAGCAACGGTCCCTGAGAAACTCACTGACTCGATCGGCGGATTGTTCTACAACATGTTCAATGGCAAGTTTGGCGTAAA
This is a stretch of genomic DNA from Candidatus Aminicenantes bacterium. It encodes these proteins:
- a CDS encoding LD-carboxypeptidase, with amino-acid sequence MLRKPEPLKPGDQVGVFLPSSPIREPFHGLGLQALQGMGLRPREVSAPLSGHDFFARPPEQGLADLQGFFSDPQIKVLWAGRGGYGSNYLLPLLDRLVIQTPKIVIASSDASYLLWYLLDRRRMTVFYGPMVFGALAAGHCDRDQILTVLAGDAYPLEIPGVVLCRGRARGMISGGCLANFASLLGTPHAVEVRGRILLLEDVNERPFRIDRMLWQCEQAGVFAQIKGLLLGEFPGCFKDENEKEIFYRRWQEKLSAWDIPVLFDMPLGHAESAGILPLGVEGEIDTAALAGLACREKGVRG
- a CDS encoding Mur ligase family protein, coding for MKKVFLCGIAGSGMSALAGLFKKKGYEVFGSDARFYPPVDGLLKSLQVTLFKGFAAKNIPARVDFCVIGNVVGRGNPEVEFILDRGIEYYSMAEALQRFFIKGKESLVIAGSHGKTTTASFIAHLLTVAGKRPGFFIGGKPLNFSGNYRLGSGAFFVSEGDEYETAFFDRTAKFFKYRPDRLILTALEHDHIDFYPSAAGYLKSFQDLVNQVPHRGTIIVNNDYEMALQAVARAFTPVITYGRGRADFKITRVRARSDGYDFRLTSRSRHWEFHTQLAGPYNVWNLTAGIILALELRLPLATIEKALATFRGVERRLSVIGRRQNTVFVEDFAHHPTAIASVLSGLPSLYPKHEIIVVFEPRSWSLRRNTRSDLRELSRHPAFPFQPRFFAAASRHPSFQRRRARFHRLGEGIDAGKVRPIGAIDRQAAKK
- a CDS encoding branched-chain amino acid aminotransferase; translation: MKINLELIAKEKLKPLFDDPLALPFGRYFTDYMFTMEYSQGQGWKNPCIKPYQPLILEPSANVFHYSQEVFEGQKAYQSQKGEILMFRPLDNARRMNRSLQRLCMPEIDENVFLEAECELLKLEKRWIPTQKGASLYIRPAVIGTEPALGVKASSEFLFFIILSPVGPYFKEGFKPVSLWVSDTYSRAGSGGTGEAKTGGNYAGSLLATREAIQKGYSQVLWLDAGEHRYVEEVGAMNIFFVLEGKLVTPALGGTILHGITRKSVLELAPELGIQAEERKIDIKEVVDGIGAGKISEIFGAGTAAVISPVNKIGYQGKDYSVKEDRKATWAQTFFDTLIGLQYGEIPDTHGWVYKVR
- a CDS encoding carboxymuconolactone decarboxylase family protein; the protein is MGKYTDFTAYRKKMNEKILAQGNLQIKRFFALDGQAYQSGALDATTKELLGLAASMVLRCDDCIAYHVIQAKEAGAGRDEIFETFTIALIVGGSIVIPNLRRAVDFLEELENNAGGK